The DNA window GTATCTTTCCTGTTTCATTGAGTCCAAGATAACGCTTTCCCCCGGGACAAACGCAGGTCTCATTGGAGAGCATTACCACTTCGCCGCCGGCCGCTTCCAATATACCATTACATACCGTATGAGGCCCCTCGGCCAATTTAACTTCAGGTGATTCGTCTGTGTATTTCACTCCGACAGCTTCTCTTTCTATACCCAATGCCATCCTGATTTTCTTGACAGCCTCCACTTTTCACCCCTTTCAGAGACGAAGAAATCTCAATATTTTGTCTCGCTACCCGTAGTATCATAGGATTGCCTCAATATAACATACATCTCAGATAGCATAAAGACAACACCGATTAGCGGTCTTTCTGCACTATGCATTTACGATGGTACGCCCGGTGGGATTCGAACCCACGACCCTCGGTTCCGAAGACCGATGCTCTAATCCGCTGAGCTACGGGCGCAAGTGCTAAATTAAAGCTAAAATAAGTTGATAGACACCTATTTGTAATTAGACATAACTATTTTTGCTAATAATTTGCTAATGAACATTCTCAACACTCTTATCTTTAGCGTCGTTATTATACTTGGTGATAAATGCTTCGTCAAAACGCACAGCAGCGGCCTCTTGAAGTCCAGGAGTAACATGACTATAAATGTCAAAAGTAACGGCTATATTAGCATGCCCGAGCCGCTCCTGAACTATCTTGGGATGTACGCCTTGCTTCAACATCATTGAAGCGTGAGTATGCCTTGCATCGTGAAACCTTATAGGTTTCAAACCGGAATGACGAACCAGCCTGATCCAGGAATGTGTTACTGTATTTGGGAGGAAGGGCTTCCCATCTGGATGGCTGAAGACTAAATCATCATCTTCTAATCGTATCCCCATCATAAACCGTTCCAGCTTTTGTTTCTCATAGTGCTCTCTGAGGACTAACGTAGCCGATGGCGGCAAAGATATCGTGCGTCTTGACTTAGCTGTCTTCGTAGGTCTAAAGATAACAGTCCCGTCCCTTAAACAATGCAAACTTCGACTCACATAGATTTGACTAAGAATCAAGTCTACATCTCTCCAGCGCAGGGCAAGCAACTCAGAACGTCTCATACCGGTGAAAAGGGCTGTATAGAACAGCGCATGATATGGAGTGTTCTTAACGACATCAAGAAACCGAATAATATCATCTTCCTTCCAAGTCTGCATATCAGTTTTTTCAATCCTGGGAGATTTAACAGCATCGGCAACATTCCTTGATAATACCCCCCACTCTACAGCTGTCTGTAAGGCTTTGTGTAAAGCTGTGTGATGATGCCTAACTGTTTGGCCGCTAAGTCCTCCAGACAGTTTTTGGGAGTAATACTTCTGGATATGTTCAGGTTTCAACTGAGATAGAGCCATATTGCCAATTGAAGGAATAATATGATGGTTCATTATATGCTCATATCCTTCAGCTGTTCGCGGAGCAACATTGGTCCATGCGTAGTCTTTTATCCAACGTGTAAGGTATTCTGCCACAGTGGTCTTATTAGGTTTTATCAATGTGCCGGTATCGAGTTGATGTAACAGGTCAGCCAGCTTCTTTTCCGCATCCTTTTTTGTGCCTTTTACACTAATCCATTGCTGTTTAGGCTTTCCAGTAGTAAGATCGACGCCCGTACTGAGTACTATTGCCCAGCTATTCTTTCCTCTCTTCCTAATGTGTCCTCTCATTTCTACTCCTATGCCAGTTATCGAAGTTGTCTTTAATCACCTGATTTGAGCGTCATAACTAATTCTCACGTGATTCTCGACGGCGTCTTCTATACTCCTCAAGAAACTGATCAAATTTCTCTCTTCCTAGTTGACGCTCAATAACGGAGAAAAACCATAACCAGGTCTCACACTCCATATTGTGCCCGTCGTCGCGGGTTTGCCATAGTATTGGTATAAGTCCGGATGCAACAGTTTGTAAAACCATATCCTCGTTTTGCGTTAACGCCTTTTTGCTCTGGTCTATCACTAGTTGGCTCAGTTTCTCGCGGTTAAGATTCTTACGCCACTTATCTAAAATCCTAAGACTAGGAGGTTCAACATTGAAAGTTTCTTGTATATCATGCTGAATCTGCTTCCATTTCTTACCGGCCGCTCGTTCATCCAGAGCAAATAATTTAACTTCAACACTATATCTCTGCATCTTTGCCTCCAATTAGTTCTGATATTGCATATTACACCTTGACTTAGTAAAATTACTGCTGTATGCTAATCTCGAATGATAAGGCTTAACTAAGAGTATGCACATATAGTAACATAAATGTGCAGATTCTGTCAAGGGGGATAGGGTGATGTCATGAAAAGTGAAAAGATGACACTGAATGTTGAAGAAGCGGCCAAGCTACTTGGCATCAGCCGAAATTTGGCCTACCAACTTGCTCGTGAAGGCAAATTGCCGACTATACGTTTTGGTCGCCGGATGCTAGTTCCCTGTCGTGCCTTGGAACGTATGTTGGACGTGGATCTATATAGAGAGGAGAAGTCTAATGTCGAGAATTAAAAAGAA is part of the Dehalococcoidia bacterium genome and encodes:
- a CDS encoding site-specific integrase, yielding MRGHIRKRGKNSWAIVLSTGVDLTTGKPKQQWISVKGTKKDAEKKLADLLHQLDTGTLIKPNKTTVAEYLTRWIKDYAWTNVAPRTAEGYEHIMNHHIIPSIGNMALSQLKPEHIQKYYSQKLSGGLSGQTVRHHHTALHKALQTAVEWGVLSRNVADAVKSPRIEKTDMQTWKEDDIIRFLDVVKNTPYHALFYTALFTGMRRSELLALRWRDVDLILSQIYVSRSLHCLRDGTVIFRPTKTAKSRRTISLPPSATLVLREHYEKQKLERFMMGIRLEDDDLVFSHPDGKPFLPNTVTHSWIRLVRHSGLKPIRFHDARHTHASMMLKQGVHPKIVQERLGHANIAVTFDIYSHVTPGLQEAAAVRFDEAFITKYNNDAKDKSVENVH
- a CDS encoding helix-turn-helix domain-containing protein, translated to MKSEKMTLNVEEAAKLLGISRNLAYQLAREGKLPTIRFGRRMLVPCRALERMLDVDLYREEKSNVEN